In Triticum aestivum cultivar Chinese Spring chromosome 5B, IWGSC CS RefSeq v2.1, whole genome shotgun sequence, the following proteins share a genomic window:
- the LOC123113719 gene encoding uncharacterized protein gives MPTEGEPQPEEGTGVLPNPDWVMLGRIGRTRCHNSLGAARVALNKNKTAALLHMAGGPFCYVSFTLAAPRKGVSYLNLHWPEGQDAAIPPAYPSVRAADKELILFDISTPAQTDSYLVPPDLFVYTAAGSSPSVQRLPPCTERGKKPFLMDNLATGILRLKAEDRYIVADLNVYSEEAGLRAELCVFDSYLNKWEITPKIAFDDHINGGQFTNLWSTHHVFAFAGRFLCWIDYFSGVLLCDFSMTDSPVLRFVPFPGEKEYHDKVRVENYLPERFRSVSISQGKMRFVHIDNDFHDRLHDPSQWI, from the coding sequence ATGCCCACCGAAGGCGAGCCGCAGCCGGAGGAGGGGACCGGCGTCCTCCCCAATCCCGATTGGGTGATGCTGGGTCGCATCGGCCGCACGCGCTGCCACAACAGCCTAGGCGCTGCTCGTGTGGCTCTCAACAAGAACAAGACCGCCGCTCTGCTCCACATGGCCGGCGGCCCCTTCTGCTACGTGTCCTTCACCCTCGCGGCTCCTCGAAAAGGGGTCTCCTACCTCAACCTCCACTGGCCGGAGGGACAAGACGCAGCCATCCCGCCAGCCTATCCCTCCGTCCGGGCAGCCGACAAGGAACTCATCCTCTTCGACATCTCCACCCCGGCCCAGACTGACAGCTACCTCGTCCCGCCAGATCTGTTCGTCTACACGGCCGCCGGCTCTTCCCCCTCGGTGCAGCGGCTCCCTCCGTGCACTGAGCGCGGGAAAAAGCCGTTCCTGATGGATAACCTTGCCACAGGCATCCTGCGGCTCAAAGCGGAGGACCGCTACATCGTCGCCGACCTCAATGTCTACTCTGAAGAAGCGGGCTTGCGTGCTGAACTCTGCGTCTTCGACTCCTACCTCAATAAGTGGGAAATCACCCCCAAGATCGCTTTCGACGACCACATCAATGGCGGCCAGTTCACCAACCTCTGGTCAACCCACCATGTGTTTGCTTTTGCTGGTCGTTTCCTTTGCTGGATTGACTACTTCAGCGGTGTCCTGCTATGTGACTTCTCCATGACAGACTCACCGGTGCTCCGCTTCGTACCTTTCCCCGGAGAAAAAGAGTACCATGATAAGGTAAGGGTTGAAAATTACTTACCCGAGAGATTCCGAAGTGTGTCCATCAGCCAAGGCAAGATGCGCTTTGTCCACATTGACAATGACTTCCATGACCGACTCCATGATCCCAGCCAATGGATTTAG